A DNA window from Methylobacterium sp. NMS14P contains the following coding sequences:
- the secA gene encoding preprotein translocase subunit SecA, which yields MLGSIAKKIFGSSNDRRVKGYRPRVAQINALEPEIQALSDEALRARTDMLKAELANGKSLDDILVPAFATVREAAKRVFGQRHFDVQLIGGMVLHEGGIAEMKTGEGKTLVATLPVYLNALEGKGVHVVTVNDYLAARDAEWMGQLYRFLGLSVGTIVHGLDDAQRKDAYACDITYGTNNEYGFDYLRDNMKYELSQLAQRGHNFAIVDEVDSILIDEARTPLIISGPVDDRSELYVSVDAIMPRLVREHYDLDEKQRTVSLTEAGNEFVEETLREVGLLKDGDLYDAHNVSLVHHVNQALRAHTLFTRDKDYIVKNDEVVIIDEFTGRMMQGRRYSEGLHQALEAKERVTIQPENQTLASITFQNYFRLYKKLAGMTGTASTEADEFAEIYKLDVVDIPTNKEVERVDEDDEVYRTVGEKYEGIIAEIDKAHARHQPILVGTGSIEKSEHLAEMLKKAGYTLLDYSDPNALTDVYAAAREGRVTKRFAVLNARFHEQEAYIVAEAGVPGAITIATNMAGRGTDIKLGGNLEMRIEKELGHLADGPERDAAIEAIKAEIAENRAKVLASGEPADPEAGRKKALPGGLYIIGTERHESRRIDNQLRGRSGRQGDPGRSKFYLSLQDDLMRIFGSDRMDGMLQKLGLEQGEAIIHPWINKAIEKAQQKVEARNFDMRKNVLKYDNVMNDQRKVVFEQRRDFMGQDSVRETVDEMREGVIDDLVARHIPENAYAEQWDVAGLREQVKEILNLDVPVEDWAKEEGIADEEMRERLLKAAETAYAERTEKNGAEVTAYIEKQVLLQTLDHLWREHLVTLDHLRQVIGWRGFAQRDPLNEYKSEAFDLFNGLVTALREQVTAQLSRVEIMMQEPQEEYPPGGPALPPMFAQHLDPVTGENEMDYAGLGSGSDGGGGPAYGFAAQGLAADGAVLERDPTDAATWGRVGRNEPCPCGSGKKYKHCHGSLQA from the coding sequence ATGCTCGGCTCCATCGCCAAGAAGATTTTCGGCTCCTCAAACGACCGCCGCGTCAAGGGCTACCGCCCGCGCGTCGCGCAGATCAACGCGCTGGAACCGGAGATCCAGGCCCTCTCGGACGAGGCCCTGCGCGCCCGCACCGACATGCTGAAGGCCGAACTCGCCAACGGCAAGAGCCTCGACGACATCCTCGTGCCGGCCTTCGCCACGGTGCGCGAGGCGGCCAAGCGCGTTTTCGGCCAGCGCCACTTCGACGTGCAGCTCATCGGCGGCATGGTGCTCCACGAGGGCGGCATCGCCGAGATGAAGACCGGCGAGGGCAAGACCCTGGTGGCGACGCTGCCGGTCTACCTCAACGCGCTGGAGGGCAAGGGCGTCCACGTCGTCACCGTCAACGACTACCTCGCCGCCCGCGACGCCGAGTGGATGGGCCAGCTCTACCGGTTCCTGGGTCTCTCCGTCGGCACGATCGTGCACGGCCTCGACGATGCGCAGCGCAAGGACGCCTATGCCTGCGACATCACCTACGGCACCAACAACGAGTACGGGTTCGACTACCTGCGCGACAACATGAAGTACGAGCTGTCCCAGCTGGCGCAGCGCGGGCACAACTTCGCGATCGTCGACGAGGTCGATTCGATCCTGATCGACGAGGCGCGCACGCCGCTGATCATCTCGGGCCCGGTGGACGACCGCTCGGAGCTCTACGTGTCGGTCGACGCGATCATGCCGCGGCTGGTGCGCGAGCACTACGACCTCGACGAGAAGCAGCGCACGGTCTCGCTCACGGAAGCCGGCAACGAGTTCGTGGAGGAGACCCTGCGCGAGGTCGGCCTGCTCAAGGACGGCGACCTCTACGACGCGCACAACGTCAGCCTCGTCCACCACGTGAACCAGGCGCTGCGCGCCCACACGCTGTTCACCCGGGACAAGGACTACATCGTCAAGAACGACGAGGTGGTGATCATCGACGAGTTCACCGGCCGCATGATGCAGGGCCGACGCTACTCGGAGGGGCTCCACCAGGCGCTGGAGGCCAAGGAGCGGGTCACGATCCAGCCCGAGAACCAGACCCTCGCCTCGATCACCTTCCAGAACTACTTCCGCCTCTACAAGAAGCTCGCCGGCATGACCGGCACCGCCTCCACCGAGGCCGACGAGTTCGCCGAGATCTACAAGCTCGACGTGGTCGACATCCCGACCAACAAGGAGGTCGAGCGCGTCGACGAGGACGACGAGGTCTACCGGACCGTCGGCGAGAAGTACGAGGGCATCATCGCCGAGATCGACAAGGCGCACGCGCGCCACCAGCCGATCCTGGTCGGCACCGGCTCGATCGAGAAGTCGGAGCACCTCGCCGAGATGCTCAAGAAGGCCGGCTACACCCTGCTCGACTACTCCGATCCGAACGCGCTGACCGACGTCTACGCCGCCGCCCGCGAGGGCCGGGTGACCAAGCGCTTCGCCGTGCTGAACGCCCGCTTCCACGAGCAGGAGGCCTACATCGTGGCCGAGGCGGGTGTCCCCGGCGCGATCACCATCGCCACCAACATGGCCGGCCGCGGCACCGACATCAAACTCGGCGGCAACCTCGAGATGCGGATCGAGAAGGAACTCGGCCACCTCGCCGACGGTCCGGAGCGCGACGCCGCGATCGAGGCGATCAAGGCGGAGATCGCCGAGAACCGCGCCAAGGTGCTGGCCTCCGGCGAGCCGGCCGATCCGGAGGCGGGCCGCAAGAAGGCCTTGCCCGGCGGCCTCTACATCATCGGCACCGAGCGGCACGAATCGCGGCGCATCGACAACCAGCTCCGCGGCCGCTCCGGCCGTCAGGGCGATCCCGGCCGCTCGAAGTTCTACCTGTCGCTTCAGGACGACCTGATGCGGATCTTCGGCTCCGACCGGATGGACGGGATGCTGCAGAAGCTCGGCCTGGAGCAGGGCGAGGCGATCATCCACCCCTGGATCAACAAGGCGATCGAGAAGGCGCAGCAGAAGGTCGAGGCGCGCAACTTCGACATGCGCAAGAACGTGCTCAAGTACGACAACGTCATGAACGACCAGCGCAAGGTCGTGTTCGAGCAGCGCCGCGACTTCATGGGCCAGGACAGCGTCCGCGAGACCGTGGACGAGATGCGCGAGGGCGTGATCGACGACTTGGTCGCCCGGCACATCCCGGAGAACGCCTACGCGGAGCAGTGGGACGTCGCCGGCCTGCGCGAGCAGGTGAAAGAGATCCTCAATCTCGACGTGCCGGTCGAGGACTGGGCCAAGGAGGAGGGCATCGCCGACGAGGAGATGCGCGAGCGCCTGCTCAAGGCGGCCGAGACGGCCTACGCCGAGCGGACCGAGAAGAACGGCGCCGAGGTCACGGCCTACATCGAGAAGCAGGTCCTGCTGCAGACGCTCGACCATCTCTGGCGCGAGCACCTCGTGACGCTGGACCACCTCCGGCAGGTGATCGGCTGGCGCGGCTTCGCCCAGCGGGACCCGCTGAACGAGTACAAGTCCGAGGCCTTCGACCTGTTCAACGGGCTCGTGACCGCCCTGCGCGAGCAGGTCACCGCGCAGCTCTCGCGGGTCGAGATCATGATGCAGGAGCCGCAGGAGGAGTACCCGCCCGGCGGTCCGGCGCTGCCGCCGATGTTCGCCCAGCATCTCGACCCGGTCACCGGCGAGAACGAGATGGATTATGCCGGCCTCGGCTCGGGCAGCGACGGCGGCGGGGGCCCGGCCTACGGCTTCGCGGCGCAGGGCCTCGCGGCGGACGGCGCCGTGCTGGAGCGCGACCCGACCGACGCCGCCACCTGGGGCCGCGTCGGCCGCAACGAGCCGTGCCCCTGCGGCTCGGGCAAGAAGTACAAGCACTGCCACGGCAGCCTCCAGGCCTGA
- the bioD gene encoding dethiobiotin synthase has translation MPARALFIAGAGTEIGKTYVTAALTRRLRAQGRAVRTVKPLASGVPPLSDPGFIESDTARLLDAQGLPLDEEAVEACSPWRYAAPLSPDQAAVLEGRSLDLADLVGWCRDEIARAEGTLLIEGVGGLMSPVTEAATGLDWLRALGLPALLVSGSYLGAISHALTACETLRLHGVALRAVAVSESPGAPAPAATVAAAIARHAGAPVICLRRGDACPDALAALIG, from the coding sequence ATGCCCGCGCGGGCGCTGTTCATCGCCGGGGCCGGGACCGAGATCGGCAAGACCTACGTCACCGCCGCCCTGACCCGCCGCCTGCGGGCGCAGGGCCGGGCGGTCCGGACGGTGAAGCCCCTCGCCAGCGGTGTCCCGCCGCTCAGCGATCCCGGCTTCATCGAGAGCGACACCGCCCGGCTGCTGGACGCGCAGGGCCTCCCCCTGGACGAGGAGGCCGTGGAGGCCTGCTCGCCCTGGCGATACGCGGCACCGCTCTCGCCCGATCAGGCCGCCGTGCTGGAGGGGCGATCGCTGGACCTGGCCGACCTCGTCGGCTGGTGCCGGGACGAGATCGCCCGCGCGGAGGGCACGCTGCTGATCGAGGGCGTCGGCGGCCTCATGAGCCCGGTCACCGAAGCCGCCACCGGGCTCGACTGGCTCCGGGCCCTCGGCCTCCCGGCGCTGCTCGTATCCGGGAGCTATCTCGGGGCGATCAGCCACGCGCTCACCGCCTGCGAGACCCTGCGCCTCCACGGCGTGGCGCTGCGCGCCGTGGCGGTCAGCGAGAGCCCGGGGGCACCGGCGCCCGCCGCGACCGTGGCCGCCGCGATCGCCCGGCACGCCGGGGCACCCGTTATCTGCCTGCGTCGCGGCGACGCCTGCCCGGATGCCCTGGCCGCCCTGATCGGATGA
- a CDS encoding potassium transporter Kup yields the protein MSQTLAPAASPRSDTGTVDAEAARGRLRPALVFGALGVVYGDIGTSPLYAFKEAVKAATAGGASVPAAATGAVSLILWSLILIVSLKYAVLILRADNRGEGGIVAMLALLGARQARPGTWKALLLVVGLVGAALLYGDGAITPAISVLSAIEGLKVDAPGLGPYVVPITLVILVGLFLVQHKGVAAIGRVFGPVMLVWFVVLGLLGIAGIVAKPEILAAANPLRAVDFMLHAGWHVSFAMLGAAFLAVTGGEAMYADLGHFGALPIRIAWFALVLPALVLNYFGQGALLIAAPDALENPFFRLSPDWGHLPLVALATMATIIASQAIISGVFSLTQQSVQLGFLPAMRIVQTAHEERGQIYVPAVNWLLAVATLTAVIVFGSSDALAGAYGIAVSMLMGITTLLAALIALRWGYNPVLVLAVNGFFLGIDLVFFAANSVKILEGGWFPLVLAGLVAAMMLTWKKGNELLEEARAALRLPEDVFLGGLQHRDLLRLPGTAAFLSAAEHGVPLHLSRFVERNHALMERILIITALYEETPTVPRDRRAHVTILAPDFYRVILRYGFMEEASIPEGLACAVESRHLPPHVLDDMTVFVGHETIIPRRDKRGMAPWRENLFAFMQRNAERTGAFFGVPTRQVVEVGTEIEI from the coding sequence GTGAGTCAGACTCTTGCGCCCGCGGCGAGTCCCCGATCCGACACCGGCACGGTCGACGCGGAAGCTGCGCGCGGCAGGCTCCGACCGGCCCTCGTTTTCGGCGCGCTGGGTGTCGTTTACGGCGACATCGGCACGAGCCCGCTCTACGCGTTCAAGGAGGCGGTGAAGGCCGCGACCGCGGGCGGCGCGTCAGTGCCGGCGGCGGCCACGGGCGCGGTCTCGCTGATCCTGTGGTCGCTGATCCTGATCGTGTCGCTGAAGTACGCGGTGCTGATCCTGCGCGCCGACAACCGCGGCGAGGGCGGCATCGTCGCCATGCTGGCGCTGCTCGGCGCCCGTCAGGCCCGGCCGGGGACGTGGAAGGCACTGCTGCTGGTGGTCGGGCTGGTCGGCGCAGCCCTGCTGTACGGCGACGGCGCGATCACGCCGGCCATCTCGGTGCTCTCGGCGATCGAGGGCCTGAAGGTCGACGCGCCCGGGCTCGGCCCGTACGTGGTGCCGATCACGCTGGTGATCCTGGTCGGGCTGTTCCTGGTCCAGCACAAGGGTGTCGCCGCCATCGGGCGGGTGTTCGGACCGGTCATGCTGGTCTGGTTCGTCGTCCTGGGGCTTCTCGGGATCGCCGGGATCGTCGCCAAGCCCGAGATCCTGGCGGCGGCCAACCCGCTCCGGGCCGTCGATTTCATGCTCCATGCCGGCTGGCACGTCAGCTTCGCGATGCTGGGCGCGGCCTTCCTGGCGGTGACCGGCGGCGAGGCGATGTACGCCGATCTCGGCCATTTCGGCGCCCTTCCGATCCGGATCGCGTGGTTCGCGCTGGTCCTCCCGGCGCTGGTGCTCAACTATTTCGGCCAGGGCGCCCTGCTGATCGCCGCACCCGACGCCCTGGAGAACCCGTTCTTCCGCCTCAGCCCCGACTGGGGCCATCTGCCCCTCGTCGCGCTCGCCACGATGGCGACCATCATCGCCTCGCAGGCGATCATCTCGGGCGTGTTCTCGCTGACCCAGCAATCGGTCCAGCTCGGCTTCCTGCCGGCCATGCGCATCGTCCAGACGGCGCACGAGGAGCGCGGCCAGATCTACGTGCCGGCGGTGAACTGGCTGCTCGCCGTGGCGACCCTGACGGCCGTCATCGTGTTCGGCTCCTCCGACGCCCTGGCCGGCGCCTACGGCATCGCGGTCTCGATGCTGATGGGCATCACCACCTTGCTCGCCGCGCTGATCGCGCTCCGCTGGGGCTACAACCCGGTCCTGGTCCTCGCGGTCAACGGCTTCTTCCTCGGCATCGACCTCGTGTTCTTCGCCGCCAACAGCGTGAAGATCCTGGAAGGCGGCTGGTTTCCCCTGGTGCTCGCCGGGCTCGTCGCCGCGATGATGCTGACCTGGAAGAAGGGCAACGAACTCCTCGAGGAGGCTCGGGCCGCGCTGCGGCTGCCGGAGGATGTCTTCCTCGGCGGTCTCCAGCACCGCGACCTGCTGCGGCTGCCGGGTACGGCCGCGTTCCTCTCGGCGGCCGAGCACGGCGTCCCGCTGCATCTCTCGCGCTTCGTGGAGCGTAACCACGCCCTGATGGAGCGCATCCTGATCATCACCGCGCTCTACGAGGAGACGCCCACCGTCCCGCGCGACCGACGCGCCCACGTGACGATCCTGGCGCCGGATTTCTACCGGGTGATCCTGCGCTACGGCTTCATGGAGGAGGCCTCGATCCCCGAGGGGCTGGCCTGCGCGGTCGAATCGCGCCACCTGCCGCCGCACGTCCTCGACGACATGACCGTCTTCGTCGGGCACGAGACGATCATCCCGCGACGGGACAAGCGGGGTATGGCGCCCTGGCGGGAGAACCTGTTCGCCTTCATGCAGCGCAACGCCGAGCGCACCGGCGCCTTCTTCGGCGTGCCGACCCGGCAGGTCGTGGAGGTCGGCACAGAGATCGAGATCTAG
- a CDS encoding CsbD family protein → MNRDHLEGGVRHLRGRIKTAAGAVRGRAGDQLDGAYDQAAGAAQYAYGEARDTVRDLRHGGEHLVEEGRARFRDVSERGHALADEALERGQHYRERAVRHGRTLAARADENRGTTLALVAAVAFGLGWLARPTR, encoded by the coding sequence ATGAACAGGGATCATCTCGAGGGCGGCGTCCGCCACCTGCGCGGCCGGATCAAGACGGCGGCGGGCGCGGTCCGCGGCCGGGCGGGCGACCAGCTCGACGGCGCCTACGATCAGGCAGCCGGAGCCGCCCAGTACGCCTACGGCGAGGCCCGGGACACGGTCCGCGACCTGCGCCACGGCGGCGAGCACCTCGTCGAGGAGGGCCGCGCCCGGTTCCGCGACGTCAGCGAGCGCGGGCACGCCCTGGCGGACGAGGCGCTCGAGCGCGGCCAGCATTACCGCGAGCGCGCGGTGCGCCACGGTCGCACCCTCGCGGCGCGCGCGGACGAGAACCGCGGCACGACCCTCGCCCTCGTGGCCGCCGTCGCGTTCGGCCTCGGGTGGCTGGCGCGGCCGACCCGCTGA
- the ahcY gene encoding adenosylhomocysteinase, with product MAKDYIVKDIGLADYGRKEISIAETEMPGLMAVREEYGAAQPLKGAKIAGSLHMTIQTAVLIESLKALGADIRWVSCNIYSTQDHAAAAIAAAGIPVFAVKGETLEEYWDYTSRLFDWHDGGMPNMILDDGGDATMFVHLGLRAENGDTAFLDKPESEEEEVFFALLKKKLAEKPKGWFAGLADSIKGVSEETTTGVHRLYVLAKEGKLLFPAINVNDSVTKSKFDNLYGCKESLVDGIRRGTDVMMAGKVAMVAGFGDVGKGSAASLRNAGCRVLVSEIDPICALQAAMEGYEVVTMEDAAPRADIFVTATGNKDIITIDHMRAMKDRAIVCNIGHFDNEIQVAGLKNLKWSNIKPQVDEITFADGHRIILLSEGRLVNLGNATGHPSFVMSASFTNQTLAQIELWSNPGKYQKQVYTLPKSLDEKVAALHLEKIGVKLSKLRPDQAAYIGVSESGPFKPEHYRY from the coding sequence ATGGCCAAGGATTACATCGTCAAGGATATCGGGCTGGCCGATTACGGCCGGAAGGAGATCTCGATCGCCGAGACGGAGATGCCGGGCCTGATGGCGGTCCGTGAGGAGTACGGCGCGGCGCAGCCCCTGAAGGGCGCGAAGATTGCCGGCTCGCTGCACATGACGATCCAGACCGCTGTGCTGATCGAGTCCCTGAAGGCGCTCGGCGCCGACATCCGCTGGGTCTCCTGCAACATCTACTCGACCCAGGACCACGCCGCCGCCGCCATCGCGGCCGCCGGCATCCCGGTCTTCGCCGTGAAGGGCGAGACCCTCGAGGAGTACTGGGACTACACCTCGCGCCTGTTCGACTGGCACGACGGCGGCATGCCGAACATGATCCTCGACGACGGCGGCGACGCCACGATGTTCGTCCATCTCGGCCTGCGCGCCGAGAACGGCGACACCGCCTTCCTCGACAAGCCCGAGAGCGAGGAGGAGGAGGTCTTCTTCGCGCTGCTCAAGAAGAAGCTCGCCGAGAAGCCGAAGGGCTGGTTCGCCGGCCTCGCCGACAGCATCAAGGGCGTCTCCGAGGAGACCACCACGGGCGTCCACCGCCTCTACGTGCTGGCCAAGGAGGGCAAGCTGCTCTTCCCGGCGATCAACGTGAACGACTCGGTCACCAAGTCGAAGTTCGACAACCTGTACGGCTGCAAGGAGTCGCTGGTCGACGGCATCCGCCGCGGCACCGACGTGATGATGGCCGGCAAGGTCGCGATGGTCGCGGGCTTCGGCGACGTGGGCAAGGGCTCGGCCGCGTCCCTGCGCAACGCCGGCTGCCGCGTGCTCGTGTCGGAGATCGACCCGATCTGTGCGCTCCAGGCCGCCATGGAGGGCTACGAGGTCGTGACCATGGAGGATGCGGCGCCGCGCGCCGACATCTTCGTCACCGCCACGGGCAACAAGGACATCATCACCATCGACCACATGCGGGCGATGAAGGACCGGGCGATCGTCTGCAACATCGGCCATTTCGACAACGAGATTCAGGTGGCCGGCCTGAAGAACCTCAAGTGGTCGAACATCAAGCCGCAGGTGGACGAGATCACCTTCGCGGACGGCCACCGCATCATCCTCCTGTCGGAGGGCCGCCTGGTGAACCTCGGCAACGCCACCGGTCACCCGTCCTTCGTGATGTCGGCCTCGTTCACCAACCAGACGCTGGCCCAGATCGAGCTCTGGTCCAACCCGGGCAAGTACCAGAAGCAGGTCTACACCCTGCCGAAGAGCCTCGACGAGAAGGTCGCGGCCCTGCACCTGGAGAAGATCGGCGTGAAGCTCTCGAAGCTCCGCCCCGATCAGGCCGCCTATATCGGCGTCTCCGAGAGCGGGCCGTTCAAGCCAGAGCACTACCGCTACTGA
- a CDS encoding sensor histidine kinase translates to MGVGRATHVRIGVGALALTTASAAFAELPEAAAAHPAREIHSVAALAIFGGLVAFAVILSLLHLYERGRWTRRERELAATLDVLRGAHDRAEMLLNAERQIIVTWDQRSEPVVEGDISLAIHGERPTSGYARRVLAFGTWLVAADATAVEAAVETLRARGTSFALSLRTQTGRNIEAHGQAVAGRALLRLRETSQERCEIADLRATLDETRRGLSALSGLLDAIPQPVWRRNREGGLSWVNAAYVTAVEAESREAALDAGLELFDRPARETIAREEAARFAGLTRSVPRLSAIVAGNRRMLDVFETGLETGRVGIAIDVSELESVRADLQRQMNANVRTLDQLPTAVAMFDVSQRLIFHNAAYRQLWDLDQAFLDGRPSDGEILDHLRAERKLEEHADFRGWKQGVLSAYRAAEANQTWWYLPDGRTLRVVADPNPQGGLTYLFDDVSDRLNAESRYNALRRLQAETLDTLAEPVAVFGADGRLSVANRAFFTVWRLDPEMVEERPHVDAVIAACRALAPAEEPWLDIRDAVVGLESRTARTCRLEVVDGTVLDCAAQPLPEGATLLTLIDVTASVNVERALTEKNDALEKAAQLRDTFVHHVSYELRSPLTNIIGFTQLLGDETVGALNERQREYADHIMRSSAALLVIINDILDLASIDAGSLELQREEVDVQATVEAAVRGIEDRLAESHITLALDVPEDIGSVHADGKRVRQILFNLLSNAVGFSDAGQRVEVHARRTAQELVLSVRDHGRGMPPEIADSVFNRFESHTLGTRHRGVGLGLSIVRSFVELHGGRVLLETAPGTGTRVTCTFPTETEGEARRESPELRPPVLPPLPPPLPRKPTLTLQSSRPEPPTSDRRTSP, encoded by the coding sequence ATGGGTGTCGGTCGTGCGACACACGTTCGGATCGGCGTGGGCGCGCTCGCCCTGACGACGGCGAGCGCGGCCTTCGCCGAGCTGCCGGAGGCCGCCGCCGCGCATCCCGCGCGGGAGATCCACAGCGTGGCCGCCCTGGCGATCTTCGGCGGCCTCGTGGCCTTCGCGGTGATCCTGTCGCTCCTCCACCTCTACGAGCGCGGCCGGTGGACCCGCCGCGAGCGCGAGCTCGCCGCGACCCTCGACGTCCTGCGCGGGGCCCATGACCGGGCCGAGATGCTGCTCAACGCCGAGCGGCAGATCATCGTCACCTGGGATCAGCGCAGCGAGCCGGTGGTCGAGGGCGACATCAGCCTCGCCATCCACGGCGAGAGGCCGACCTCCGGCTACGCCCGCCGCGTGCTGGCCTTCGGCACGTGGCTCGTGGCCGCGGACGCGACCGCCGTGGAGGCCGCCGTGGAGACCCTGCGGGCACGCGGCACCAGCTTCGCGCTGAGCCTGCGGACCCAGACCGGCCGCAACATCGAGGCCCACGGGCAGGCCGTGGCGGGGCGGGCGCTCCTGCGCCTGCGTGAGACCAGCCAGGAGCGCTGCGAGATCGCCGACTTGCGCGCGACCCTGGACGAGACCCGCCGCGGGCTCTCGGCCCTGTCGGGGCTCCTCGACGCGATCCCCCAGCCGGTCTGGCGACGCAACCGCGAGGGCGGGCTGAGCTGGGTCAACGCCGCCTACGTGACGGCGGTCGAGGCGGAGAGCCGCGAGGCCGCCCTCGACGCCGGCCTGGAGCTGTTCGACCGGCCGGCCCGGGAGACGATCGCCCGCGAGGAGGCGGCCCGGTTCGCCGGCCTGACCCGGAGCGTCCCGCGCCTCTCGGCCATCGTGGCCGGCAACCGCCGGATGCTCGACGTGTTCGAGACCGGGCTCGAGACCGGCCGCGTCGGCATCGCCATCGACGTCTCGGAACTCGAGAGTGTGCGCGCCGACCTGCAGCGGCAGATGAACGCCAACGTCCGGACCCTCGACCAGCTGCCGACCGCGGTCGCGATGTTCGACGTCTCGCAGCGGCTGATCTTCCACAACGCCGCCTACCGGCAGCTCTGGGACCTCGACCAGGCCTTCCTCGATGGCCGGCCCTCCGACGGCGAGATCCTCGACCACCTGCGGGCGGAGCGGAAGCTCGAGGAGCACGCGGATTTCCGCGGCTGGAAGCAGGGCGTGCTGTCCGCCTACCGGGCCGCCGAGGCGAACCAGACCTGGTGGTACCTGCCCGACGGACGGACCCTGCGCGTGGTGGCTGATCCGAACCCGCAGGGCGGCCTGACCTACCTGTTCGACGACGTCTCCGACCGCCTGAACGCCGAGTCGCGCTACAACGCCCTGCGCCGCCTGCAGGCCGAGACCCTGGACACGCTGGCCGAGCCGGTGGCCGTGTTCGGCGCGGACGGGCGCCTGTCCGTCGCCAACCGCGCCTTCTTCACCGTGTGGCGGCTCGATCCGGAGATGGTCGAGGAGCGCCCGCACGTGGACGCGGTGATCGCCGCCTGCCGCGCGCTCGCCCCCGCCGAGGAGCCGTGGCTCGACATCCGCGACGCGGTGGTCGGCCTCGAATCGCGCACCGCCCGGACGTGCCGCCTGGAGGTGGTCGACGGCACGGTCCTCGACTGCGCCGCGCAGCCGCTCCCGGAGGGCGCGACGCTCCTGACCCTGATCGACGTCACGGCGAGCGTGAACGTCGAGCGGGCGCTCACCGAGAAGAACGACGCCCTGGAGAAGGCCGCGCAGCTGCGCGACACCTTCGTGCACCACGTGTCCTACGAGCTGCGCTCCCCGCTCACCAACATCATCGGCTTCACCCAGCTCCTCGGCGACGAGACCGTCGGCGCGCTGAACGAGCGGCAGCGGGAATATGCCGACCACATCATGCGCTCCTCGGCGGCGCTGCTGGTGATCATCAACGACATCCTCGACCTCGCCTCGATCGACGCCGGCTCGCTCGAGCTGCAGCGGGAGGAGGTCGACGTCCAGGCGACGGTCGAGGCCGCGGTCCGCGGCATCGAGGACCGGCTCGCGGAATCGCACATCACCCTCGCCCTCGACGTGCCGGAGGATATCGGCAGCGTCCACGCCGACGGGAAGCGGGTCCGCCAGATCCTGTTCAACCTGCTCTCGAACGCCGTCGGCTTCTCGGATGCCGGCCAGCGCGTGGAGGTCCATGCCCGCCGGACCGCGCAGGAGCTTGTCTTGAGCGTGCGGGATCACGGCCGCGGCATGCCGCCCGAGATCGCCGATTCCGTCTTCAACCGGTTCGAGAGCCACACCCTCGGCACGCGCCACCGGGGCGTCGGCCTGGGCCTGTCGATCGTGCGCTCCTTCGTCGAGCTGCACGGCGGCCGGGTCCTGCTGGAGACGGCGCCGGGCACGGGCACCCGCGTCACCTGCACGTTCCCGACCGAGACCGAGGGCGAGGCCCGGCGCGAATCGCCCGAACTCAGGCCGCCCGTCCTGCCGCCTCTACCGCCACCACTGCCGCGCAAGCCCACCCTGACGCTGCAGTCGAGCCGGCCCGAGCCGCCGACATCGGACCGGCGAACCTCACCGTAG